The following proteins are co-located in the Chryseobacterium daecheongense genome:
- a CDS encoding M3 family metallopeptidase, producing MKNISSVLLISALAFNYSCTTMKKTDTQQEVPVPDSSLSSNPFMKKSKLQYEAPEFDKIKNEDFKPAFDFGLKQHDAEIVKIANNPATPTFENTIVALEKSGEVLKRALIVFSNLTSANTNPTLQSLDEEYAPVFAAHSDKMYLNDNLYKRIQSIKEDGLDSESKRLLQYYKQNFEIAGANLSAADKEKLKQINQELASLSTQYSNKLLEARKQGGVFFSDAKELDGLSADEIEAAAADAKTAGQPGKYLLALQNTTQQPLLQNLKNRATREKLFKASWLRAEKGDANDTRETIEKLAKLRLKKAQILGKKSFAEWKLQDQMAKTPEAATKLMNQIATPAVETARREAKDIQDLIDQQKGGFKVEPWDWNFYAEQVRKAKFDLDENQIKPYFEVTTVLEKGVFYAAEKFYGLTFKKRTDLPTYHPDVVTYEVFDHDGKSIAIYYLDFYTRDSKNGGAWMSNFVEQSYLLGTKPVIVNCYNYQKPAPGKPSLISYDDVSTMFHEFGHSIHGMFASQKYPSLSGTNVPRDFVEFPSQINEHWALDPVILKNYALHYETKQPIPQALVDKIKKAGTFNQGYMTTELVSAAELDMDWHTVTNESQLIPVLEFEKQSLAKHGFNLATVPPRYHTPYFAHIWGGGYSAGYYAYLWSETLDNDAWEWIKNNGGLTRENGDRFRKYILSVGNSVDLNQAFRDFTGHDPDIKPLLRNRGFIK from the coding sequence ATGAAAAATATTTCATCGGTATTATTAATTTCTGCCTTGGCATTTAACTACTCTTGTACTACAATGAAAAAAACCGATACTCAACAGGAAGTTCCTGTACCAGATTCTTCTCTTTCTTCAAATCCATTTATGAAAAAAAGTAAGCTTCAGTACGAGGCTCCGGAATTTGATAAGATTAAGAATGAAGATTTTAAACCTGCTTTTGATTTTGGATTAAAACAGCATGATGCTGAAATTGTTAAAATTGCAAACAATCCGGCAACACCTACTTTTGAAAATACAATTGTCGCTTTGGAGAAAAGCGGGGAAGTATTAAAAAGAGCCCTGATTGTATTTTCGAATTTAACAAGCGCAAATACGAATCCCACATTACAATCACTGGATGAAGAATACGCCCCGGTTTTTGCAGCGCACTCTGATAAAATGTATCTTAATGACAATCTTTACAAAAGAATACAATCTATTAAAGAAGATGGTTTAGATTCTGAAAGCAAGAGATTATTACAATATTATAAGCAGAATTTTGAGATCGCTGGTGCTAATCTTTCTGCGGCGGATAAAGAAAAATTGAAACAGATAAACCAGGAACTGGCTTCGCTTTCCACTCAATACTCCAATAAATTACTGGAAGCAAGAAAGCAGGGAGGTGTTTTCTTCTCGGACGCAAAGGAACTTGATGGCCTTTCTGCTGATGAAATTGAAGCAGCAGCAGCGGATGCAAAAACAGCAGGACAACCCGGCAAGTATTTATTAGCATTACAAAATACAACACAACAACCGCTATTACAGAATCTTAAAAACAGAGCTACCCGTGAAAAACTATTCAAGGCTTCATGGTTGAGAGCTGAAAAAGGAGATGCCAATGACACAAGGGAAACTATTGAAAAACTAGCTAAACTAAGACTTAAAAAAGCCCAGATCCTTGGTAAAAAAAGCTTTGCAGAATGGAAACTCCAGGATCAGATGGCTAAAACGCCGGAAGCAGCTACTAAACTGATGAATCAGATTGCAACTCCAGCAGTAGAAACTGCAAGACGTGAAGCAAAAGATATCCAGGACCTTATCGATCAGCAAAAAGGAGGCTTTAAAGTAGAGCCCTGGGATTGGAATTTCTATGCAGAACAGGTAAGAAAAGCAAAATTTGATCTGGATGAAAATCAAATCAAACCTTATTTTGAAGTAACCACAGTTTTAGAAAAAGGAGTTTTTTATGCTGCCGAAAAGTTCTATGGGCTTACGTTCAAAAAAAGAACTGACCTTCCAACCTATCATCCTGATGTGGTAACATATGAGGTTTTTGACCACGACGGAAAATCAATTGCTATTTATTATCTTGATTTTTACACAAGAGATTCTAAAAACGGAGGTGCATGGATGAGTAACTTTGTTGAACAATCTTACCTTTTAGGAACAAAACCTGTGATTGTAAATTGCTACAATTACCAGAAACCGGCACCCGGTAAACCTTCATTGATCAGTTATGATGATGTTTCTACCATGTTCCATGAATTCGGACATTCAATACACGGAATGTTTGCAAGCCAGAAATATCCTTCTCTTTCCGGAACTAATGTCCCTAGAGATTTTGTAGAATTTCCTTCACAGATTAATGAACATTGGGCTCTGGATCCTGTTATTCTGAAAAACTATGCCCTTCATTATGAAACTAAGCAACCTATCCCACAAGCATTGGTTGATAAGATCAAAAAAGCGGGAACTTTTAATCAGGGGTACATGACTACCGAATTGGTTTCGGCAGCAGAACTGGATATGGATTGGCACACAGTAACAAATGAAAGTCAGCTTATTCCTGTTCTGGAGTTTGAAAAACAATCCCTTGCCAAGCATGGATTTAATCTGGCTACTGTTCCACCGAGATATCACACTCCTTATTTTGCGCACATCTGGGGCGGTGGATATTCAGCGGGATATTATGCTTATTTATGGTCTGAAACATTAGATAATGATGCCTGGGAATGGATCAAAAATAATGGCGGCTTAACAAGAGAAAATGGAGACCGTTTCAGGAAATACATTCTTTCTGTAGGAAACTCTGTAGACCTGAACCAGGCATTCAGAGATTTTACAGGACATGATCCGGATATAAAACCTTTATTGAGAAACAGAGGGTTCATTAAATAA
- a CDS encoding DUF2807 domain-containing protein, with translation MKTTTLFIFSTLIAVSACNEKYDRKNKEKSDWVSKVVDKGSGPIREKEFKGEFDEIEVSQAIDAEIIKSETERVVISAPENLIDEILVDNTGGKLHIHYKPGIRVMNQNNVTAKIYAKDFTKLDANSAGKITVKDKFTQEKTDIEISSAGSVTGDLEANNFEISAGSSSSFEGKIWAVDLEIDASSAASISLTGKSKNANITSSSGSSVSAEQVLAENVKAEASSGASVEISATSKIDANASSGGSIDVHKKGNVTSVNKEESSGGSVNIH, from the coding sequence ATGAAAACGACGACTCTTTTTATTTTTTCAACTTTAATAGCAGTGTCTGCATGTAATGAAAAATATGACAGGAAAAACAAGGAAAAAAGTGATTGGGTTTCAAAGGTAGTGGACAAAGGAAGCGGCCCTATCAGAGAGAAAGAATTTAAAGGCGAGTTCGATGAAATTGAGGTTTCTCAGGCTATTGATGCTGAGATTATAAAATCTGAAACTGAAAGAGTAGTGATCTCTGCACCAGAGAATCTTATTGATGAAATCCTTGTAGATAATACGGGTGGGAAACTTCATATCCATTATAAGCCGGGAATCAGAGTGATGAATCAAAATAATGTTACCGCTAAAATTTATGCCAAGGATTTTACCAAACTTGACGCAAATTCTGCCGGAAAAATCACAGTTAAAGATAAATTTACCCAGGAGAAAACGGATATAGAAATTTCCAGCGCGGGAAGTGTTACCGGAGATCTGGAAGCGAATAATTTTGAAATTTCAGCGGGTAGCAGCAGTAGTTTTGAAGGGAAAATCTGGGCTGTTGACTTAGAAATTGATGCTTCTTCAGCTGCAAGCATCTCATTAACGGGGAAATCTAAAAATGCAAATATTACATCCTCTTCAGGAAGCAGCGTATCTGCAGAGCAGGTTCTTGCAGAAAATGTAAAAGCAGAAGCTTCCAGCGGAGCAAGCGTAGAGATAAGCGCTACATCCAAAATAGATGCTAATGCATCTTCAGGCGGAAGTATCGATGTTCACAAAAAAGGAAATGTAACTTCTGTAAATAAAGAAGAAAGTAGTGGAGGAAGCGTTAATATACACTAG
- a CDS encoding monovalent cation:proton antiporter-2 (CPA2) family protein, protein MESSLAINTLLFLGVAIIMVPLARKFGLSSVIGYIAGGIIIGPYVLKLTGKNVNDIMHASEFGVIMLLFLVGLELEPRKFWEMRKKIIGLGLTQMVLTISLLILVFISVGWRADQATAVAMCFALSSTAIVLQTLQEKNNLKTTAGEASFSTLLFQDIAVIPILAILPVIAHYKPRNHNNEIQVIIQKLPEWLQAATVLFGVAILILLGRYVFVPFLRYVSKSGMTELLTASSLFLVIGVAELMVAIGLSPALGAFLAGVMLANSEFRHELEAQIDPFKGLLLAVFFVSVGSTMNFNIIQDDPLFIFTTVFAVLIVKFIVLYAIGKFFKIDTPQSLFYAFALSQVGEFAFVLINYASDLYLLGPELNDQLMAVTAITMCITPFLLIVNDKFFTPKFIKEEPDTDHDFDILGSDVAQKKIIIVGFGHFGSTVGRLLKANKISATVLDRDSDRVKLLRSYGFKVYYGDATRIPILRAAGIEDAEILVLCLDDPNDNMFIADLVREHYPDVKIFVRAKNRIDAYSYLNKGVDKIYRETLGTAVDMAIDVLHETGMRKYAARRLGQRFMAIDKASIRRLAKIKEEDELLLFTTKELLQREEELLAFDNLSFDNKDWEGASSVEEEEEDSED, encoded by the coding sequence ATGGAATCTTCTTTAGCAATTAACACGTTACTTTTTCTGGGTGTAGCCATTATTATGGTTCCGCTTGCCAGGAAATTTGGGTTAAGCTCCGTCATTGGATATATTGCAGGAGGAATCATTATTGGCCCTTACGTACTTAAGCTCACAGGCAAGAATGTCAATGATATCATGCATGCGAGTGAGTTTGGCGTAATCATGCTTTTATTTTTAGTAGGATTAGAACTGGAACCCAGGAAGTTCTGGGAAATGCGGAAAAAGATTATAGGATTGGGATTAACCCAAATGGTTCTCACCATCTCCCTGCTCATTCTGGTTTTCATCAGTGTTGGATGGAGAGCAGACCAGGCTACTGCTGTAGCAATGTGTTTCGCTTTGTCATCTACTGCTATTGTATTGCAGACCTTACAGGAAAAGAACAACCTCAAAACAACAGCAGGAGAAGCCTCTTTCTCCACTTTATTATTTCAGGATATTGCTGTAATTCCCATTCTGGCCATACTGCCTGTAATAGCACATTATAAACCAAGAAACCATAACAATGAAATACAGGTGATTATTCAGAAACTTCCTGAGTGGCTACAGGCTGCAACGGTACTTTTTGGAGTAGCAATCCTTATTCTGTTGGGAAGGTATGTATTTGTTCCTTTCTTAAGATATGTTTCGAAATCCGGAATGACCGAATTGTTAACAGCCTCTTCCCTATTTCTTGTTATCGGGGTTGCCGAACTTATGGTTGCCATTGGTCTGTCTCCGGCATTGGGTGCTTTCCTTGCAGGCGTCATGCTTGCAAACAGTGAATTCAGACATGAACTGGAAGCACAGATCGACCCTTTTAAAGGTTTATTGCTCGCGGTTTTCTTTGTCAGTGTAGGATCAACGATGAATTTCAATATCATCCAGGATGATCCTTTATTTATATTCACTACTGTTTTTGCAGTTTTGATCGTAAAGTTTATAGTTCTCTATGCTATCGGAAAATTCTTTAAAATAGACACTCCTCAAAGTCTGTTTTATGCGTTTGCCCTTTCTCAGGTCGGAGAGTTTGCTTTTGTCCTTATAAATTACGCATCTGATCTTTACCTACTCGGTCCTGAATTAAATGACCAACTTATGGCAGTAACAGCCATTACAATGTGTATTACTCCTTTTCTTCTGATTGTAAATGACAAATTTTTCACACCTAAATTTATCAAAGAAGAACCGGATACTGATCACGATTTTGATATTCTGGGGAGCGATGTTGCACAAAAGAAAATTATTATTGTTGGGTTCGGCCACTTTGGAAGTACGGTAGGACGGCTTTTAAAAGCCAATAAGATTTCAGCAACTGTTTTGGACAGAGATTCTGATCGGGTAAAATTGTTGCGTAGCTATGGCTTTAAGGTCTATTATGGTGATGCAACCCGTATTCCGATTTTACGTGCAGCAGGAATTGAAGATGCCGAGATACTGGTCCTTTGCCTTGATGATCCTAATGATAATATGTTTATTGCTGATCTTGTCCGGGAGCATTATCCCGATGTGAAAATTTTTGTAAGAGCTAAAAACAGAATTGATGCATACAGCTATCTCAATAAAGGTGTTGATAAAATTTACAGAGAAACATTGGGCACAGCTGTAGACATGGCTATAGACGTTCTTCATGAAACAGGCATGAGAAAATATGCTGCCAGACGTCTCGGACAGAGATTTATGGCCATAGATAAAGCATCTATAAGAAGGCTGGCAAAAATAAAAGAAGAAGATGAACTGCTTCTGTTTACGACAAAAGAACTCCTCCAAAGAGAGGAGGAGTTATTGGCATTTGATAATCTTAGTTTCGATAATAAAGATTGGGAAGGTGCCTCATCCGTTGAAGAAGAAGAAGAGGATTCTGAAGATTAA
- a CDS encoding NAD(P)H-dependent oxidoreductase has product MKKTLVVFAHPYLEHSNSNVELINFYVRHQHFTLRDLYEDYPDFHIAAFRERKRLKNYDRFIFQFPIIWFGMPPLLRLWIDEVFDRDWLKEGEYNPLEGKEVYILVTTGGKERSFTKTGTYQYTIDELISGLIVSLNVFKANIKNIKIVYEANKLTKKEIILHKKEFMELLNQ; this is encoded by the coding sequence ATGAAAAAGACATTGGTGGTTTTTGCACATCCTTATCTGGAACATTCAAACTCGAATGTAGAGCTTATCAATTTCTATGTTCGCCATCAGCATTTCACGCTTCGTGATCTTTATGAAGATTATCCGGATTTTCACATTGCTGCCTTTAGAGAAAGAAAACGGCTGAAAAATTATGACCGTTTTATTTTTCAGTTTCCCATTATCTGGTTTGGAATGCCTCCTTTGTTAAGATTATGGATTGATGAGGTTTTTGATCGCGACTGGCTTAAAGAAGGGGAATATAATCCCCTTGAAGGCAAAGAAGTATATATTCTGGTAACAACAGGAGGGAAAGAACGGTCTTTTACCAAAACAGGAACATATCAGTACACGATTGACGAGCTGATCAGTGGATTAATTGTTTCTTTAAATGTTTTTAAAGCCAATATCAAAAATATTAAAATCGTTTATGAAGCCAATAAGCTTACGAAAAAAGAAATTATTCTTCATAAAAAAGAGTTTATGGAACTATTGAATCAATGA
- a CDS encoding TPM domain-containing protein, translating into MKLRSLKSVFSFLLICFYTFVSAQYTIPKKPAVLYPVYDEANLLSQQEKDDLNNKLIKFADSTSTEIEVIIIPSTKGEDVNFLATMFGEKWGIGKKGVDNGIVFLIATQDRTMSIQQGRAVEQYLTASVSGQILDYIVTPNFRQGLWYEGINRGTSAIMEAVQGKFKPVNEPATGEGNGKALRVLIIAFVIFIILAILFGNRGGGGGNNDDDDVILNRRGRRNYPGGFFPFPGSFGGGGFGGGSSGGGGFGGFGGGGSFGGGGASGGW; encoded by the coding sequence ATGAAATTACGTTCTCTTAAATCAGTATTTTCATTTCTATTGATCTGCTTTTACACTTTTGTATCAGCACAATATACCATTCCTAAAAAACCAGCTGTTTTATATCCTGTATATGATGAAGCTAACCTGCTTTCACAACAGGAAAAAGATGATCTTAATAATAAGCTGATCAAATTCGCAGATTCGACATCTACAGAAATTGAGGTGATTATTATTCCAAGTACAAAAGGAGAAGATGTCAATTTTCTGGCAACAATGTTTGGTGAAAAATGGGGAATCGGAAAGAAAGGGGTAGATAATGGAATTGTTTTTCTTATAGCAACTCAGGACAGGACGATGTCTATACAGCAGGGAAGAGCAGTAGAACAATATCTTACCGCCTCAGTTTCCGGACAAATACTGGATTATATTGTAACTCCTAACTTCAGGCAAGGATTGTGGTATGAAGGGATAAACCGCGGTACTTCAGCCATTATGGAAGCTGTTCAGGGGAAATTTAAGCCTGTAAATGAACCGGCAACAGGGGAAGGAAATGGAAAGGCATTGAGAGTTCTTATCATTGCTTTCGTCATATTTATTATTCTGGCTATTCTCTTCGGAAACCGAGGAGGTGGTGGCGGAAATAATGATGATGACGATGTAATCCTGAACAGAAGAGGACGCAGAAATTACCCTGGTGGGTTCTTCCCTTTCCCGGGCAGCTTCGGCGGTGGAGGCTTTGGTGGCGGAAGTTCCGGAGGAGGTGGATTTGGCGGCTTCGGAGGAGGTGGAAGTTTTGGCGGAGGAGGTGCATCCGGAGGGTGGTAA
- a CDS encoding TPM domain-containing protein translates to MMSNFLTNQQIASLVEAIQSAEENSTGEIRVHIDSHTETQHAQTALEVFKKLGMHKTTHRNAVLFHVNFEQKYLTIIGDTGIHEKVHQYFWDHLHDYITSEFAKGNYYKALKSAILETGIELKKYFPVEGENPNELPNEITFS, encoded by the coding sequence TAGCTTCCCTGGTGGAAGCTATTCAGTCTGCGGAAGAGAATTCTACAGGTGAGATCAGAGTGCATATAGATTCCCATACGGAAACCCAGCATGCCCAAACAGCGCTGGAAGTTTTTAAAAAGCTTGGTATGCACAAAACCACGCATAGAAATGCAGTACTTTTCCATGTTAATTTTGAACAAAAATACCTTACCATTATTGGTGATACGGGAATTCATGAAAAAGTACATCAGTATTTCTGGGACCACCTGCATGACTATATAACTTCTGAATTTGCCAAGGGAAATTATTACAAAGCTTTGAAGAGTGCCATTCTTGAGACTGGTATTGAATTAAAAAAATATTTTCCTGTAGAAGGAGAAAATCCCAATGAACTCCCCAATGAAATTACGTTCTCTTAA